The Pseudomonas sp. KU26590 genomic sequence ATGACCTGACGATCGATGTACAGCAGTACATGACCCTGGTCGTCCAGCGAGCACACCATGTGCGCATCGATGTGCTTTTGATAGAGGGTTTTGGGGCTGTTCATGATGAACTCTCGGATGGGGACACTCACGGGGACACCTTCAACAGGATAGGGACCGGGGTGTTGCCATCAAGAGCAGGTTCGCAATCCATGAATCTACGGTTCGTGTGCGACCGACGAGATGAGTCGGCCGCTGAATAACCTTTCGATCACCGCCTCACGGGCGCAAAAGTGATAAACGGTCAGTTAATGATTGCGCAATCAATGTAGTATTTTCGTTGGCTGGGTGTGATCTGTGAGGTGAGCACTCTTTTTTTAGCTTCGCATGATTGCGCAATCATCGGCTGCCGACGCTCAGGTTGACGGGGCTGCCAACGCCACCTGCCACACATCACAATAAGGAAAATAAAAGTGATCCAGAACACGCTGCAACCCAGGACAAACGTCCGCTATCTCATGCTTGCGATGATATTTATCGTGACTGTTTTCAATTACGTCGACCGCGCGACGTTGTCGATTGCTGCCCCCTCCATGCGCACTGACCTGAGCTTCGACGCCGTCACCATGGGCATCGCTTTCTCCGCATTCGGCTGGGCTTACACCAGCATGCAAATCCCCGGAGGCATCGTCCTCGACCGGTACGGCTCCCGCGCGGTGCTCGGATTGAGCTTGATTATCTGGTCGGCGCTGACCTATCTGCAGGGCTACGTCGACCTGTTCAGCTCCGCATTTCTGGTGCTGTTTGTGCTGCGCTTTCTGATGGGGGTCGCTGAATCCCCGGCGTTTCCGGCTAATAACCGCCTGACCGTCATGTGGTTTCCTCGCCATGAACGTGGCCTGGCGACGGCGGTTTTCCAGTCGGCGCAATATTTCGCCCTCGCTGTTTTCACGCCTCTGATGGTGCTGTTGCTCAACAGCTTCGGCTGGCAGCACGTGTTTTTCTGGACGGGCGGGGCAGGGATCCTGATCGGTCTGCTGTGGTTCAGGATGGTCCGTGAGCCGCGCAGTGACAAACGCGCCAATCAGGCCGAAATCGATTACATCGAGGCAGGCGGTGGGTTGCCTGACATGGGTGACGTAAAGACCCCCTTCAGTTGGAAGCGCGTTCGTGCGATCGGCGGTAACCGGATGATGCTGGGGGTGTACCTCGGCCAGTTCTGTCTGACGTCGATCACCTGGTTTTTCCTGACCTGGTTTCCGACTTATCTGATTGAAGCCAAAGGCATGACCATGCTCAAAGTGGGCCTCGTCGCGGCCATCCCGCCCATCGCCGGCTGCCTGGGTGGCATGATCGGTGGCATCTGGTCCGACTGGATGCTCAAGAAGGGCTTCAGCCTGACGACCGCCCGCAAGACTCCGATTATCTGTGGGCTGTTGCTGTCCAGCAGCATCGTCATTGCCAACTACACCCAGTCTGTCGCGCTCGTGATCGCTGTGATGTCGCTGGCGTTTTTCGCCAAGGGCGTCGGCAATCTCGGTTGGTGCATTGTCGGGGACGTCTCGCCCAAACGTGCCATGGGCATCAGCGGTGCAATGTTCAACTTCTGCGGCAACATCGCCAGCATCGTGACGCCCATTGCCATCGGCGTGCTGGTCAACCAGATGGGATCGTTCGATTCGGCACTGATCTACGTCGCCGCCATGGGCCTGCTCGGTGCATTCGCCTACCTGGTCATTGTCGGGCCGCTGACTCGTCTGGAGATCGACGACCTCGACGACGATGCGGTGGCTCCGGTTGTCGAGGCGCCCACAAAACCGGATCTCGCGAACTCTCGCGCGTGAATTTCCCAACAGACACTTCTTCAAGACCAAGGAACGCACCATGCCCGTAGAACAAAAACACACCACGTCTTCCGACGATGACCAGATTGCCTGGGTGAAAGTGTCGTCGGTGTTCTTGCCTCTGGCCAACCCGATCAGCGACGCCAAGGTGCTGACCGGCCGGCAGAAGCCGATGACCGAAATCGCCATTCTGGTGGCCGAGATCGAAACCAGAGATGGCCACCGGGGCCTGGGTTTCAGCTACTCCAAACGTGCCGGCGGCCCGGGCCAGTTTGCCCATGCCAATGAGATTGCGCCTGCGTTGATCGGAGAAAACCCCAGCGACATCGCCAAGCTGTGGACCAAATTGTGCTGGGCGGGGGCTTCGGTGGGCCGCAGCGGTCTGTCGACTCAGGCCATCGGCGCCTTTGACGTTGCGTTGTGGGACCTGAAAGCCAAACGCGCCAACTTGTCGCTCGCCCGCTTGCTCGGCGCTCATCGGGATTCGGTGCGCTGCTACAACACATCAGGCGGCTTCCTGCATACGCCGCTGGATCAGTTGCTGCACAACACCGATATGTCGCGGGAAAAGGGCATCGGCGGCATCAAGCTGAAGGTGGGGCAACCCGATTGGGCGCTTGATCTGCACAGGGTTGCGAGCGTGCGCAAACATCTGGGTGATGACTTCCCGTTGATGGTCGATGCCAATCAGCAGTGGGATCGTCCGACTGCGCAGCGAATGTGCCGGCGCTTCGAGGAATTCAACCTGATCTGGATCGAGGAACCGCTCGATTGCTACGACGCCGAAGGGCACGCGGCGCTGGCCCAACAG encodes the following:
- a CDS encoding MFS transporter is translated as MLAMIFIVTVFNYVDRATLSIAAPSMRTDLSFDAVTMGIAFSAFGWAYTSMQIPGGIVLDRYGSRAVLGLSLIIWSALTYLQGYVDLFSSAFLVLFVLRFLMGVAESPAFPANNRLTVMWFPRHERGLATAVFQSAQYFALAVFTPLMVLLLNSFGWQHVFFWTGGAGILIGLLWFRMVREPRSDKRANQAEIDYIEAGGGLPDMGDVKTPFSWKRVRAIGGNRMMLGVYLGQFCLTSITWFFLTWFPTYLIEAKGMTMLKVGLVAAIPPIAGCLGGMIGGIWSDWMLKKGFSLTTARKTPIICGLLLSSSIVIANYTQSVALVIAVMSLAFFAKGVGNLGWCIVGDVSPKRAMGISGAMFNFCGNIASIVTPIAIGVLVNQMGSFDSALIYVAAMGLLGAFAYLVIVGPLTRLEIDDLDDDAVAPVVEAPTKPDLANSRA
- a CDS encoding L-talarate/galactarate dehydratase, which codes for MPVEQKHTTSSDDDQIAWVKVSSVFLPLANPISDAKVLTGRQKPMTEIAILVAEIETRDGHRGLGFSYSKRAGGPGQFAHANEIAPALIGENPSDIAKLWTKLCWAGASVGRSGLSTQAIGAFDVALWDLKAKRANLSLARLLGAHRDSVRCYNTSGGFLHTPLDQLLHNTDMSREKGIGGIKLKVGQPDWALDLHRVASVRKHLGDDFPLMVDANQQWDRPTAQRMCRRFEEFNLIWIEEPLDCYDAEGHAALAQQFDTPIATGEMLTSVAEHAEFINKRGADFLMPDAPRVGGITPYLKVAAMAEQAGIMLAPHFAMELHVHLAAAYPTEPWVEHFEWLEPLFNERLETRDGRMLVPNRPGLGLSLSEQTRAWTAQVAEVGSRP